In Amycolatopsis sp. FBCC-B4732, the genomic stretch CGGCCGTCAGGTCGTCGGTCTCTGCCCGGGTCGGGCCGGAGCGTTTCCGCAGGTCGCCGACCAGCCGTGCGCTCCGGCGAGAGTTCGTCGAGGTGCGGCAGGATCGGCTCCACGTTCACTGGCAAACGACCCAAAGCCACGACAGTCTCCACAAATGTACGAACTGGTTAGTTCTTCCTACAGCGATCAGCGCACCGCAGAAGGGCCGGGCTCGCGCGGGGTCCCGGGACGTCATGAACGACTCGTTCATGACGTCGGACGCGGTGAACGACTCGTTCATGACGTCCGAGCGGACCGGGACAGCGAGGAGACCGCGACTCCGTCCACTGTGGACGACTAGAACGGCACGCCGAGGCCGCCGGCGGCGCGGAGCAGGTCACGGGCGTGGGTCACCGTGGAGCGCGCGGACCCGCCGTGCACGACCTCCCGGTCGACCTCGTCCAGGGCGTCGTGCACGGCGTCTTTCGCCGCCGGTGGCAGGCGGGCCGCGTCGAGTTCGGTGCGGACCAGCTTGGTGACGTGGCGGGCGTCGAGGCCGCGGTGGATCTCCTGGTGTCCACCGTGGACGGTGTTGATGTCGCCGTGGACCGCGTCGGTGATCGTTCCGGCCCGGACTCGCCGTGGAAGTGGATCCCGTCCATCCAGCGCCTCCCGTTCCGGCGCCGCTCGCACGCCGCCCTGGCCATGACCATCCCGATCAGCACCACGACACCACCCAGCCCGAACAGCGCGAAGCCGACCGCGCCGAGCGGAACGCCGTCGAAGACCTCCGGGCCGAGCAGCGGCGGCGGCGAGCCGAACGACCCGGACGAGACCGAGTCGGAGCCCGCTTTGACGAACCGGAAGATCACCGACACCCAGATGCCGAACCCGGCCAGGATCATCAGCAGCCCGAGCACCATCACCACCCGGCCGGCGCCCTTCCCGGTGGCCAGCAGGGTGATCGCTTCGCCTTCGGGCGTGGTGAACTCGTAGTTGTGGTGCTGCCGGTGGTCGTAGCTGGTGTCGACGTCGCGCCCGGCGTTGGTGATCGTCCCGGCCGAGACGTCCCCGAAGGAAACCCCCGCCGGAGGACGACCGCTCCCACGTCCGCGTCTGCCGCGCACCGCCCTCCCCGTCGGAGGTGGTCCTGGCGCGGGGCCAGCCGCCGGCCGTTCACCCAGGTGCCGTTGCGCGAGCCGGCGTCGGCGACCCAGGTGCCGCGCCCGTCGCGGCGGATCCAGGCGTGCGCAGCGACACCTGGTCCGAAGGCAACCGCAGGTCCGCGTCAGGCCCGCGCCCGACCAGCCACGAACCCCGGCGCACCGCCGGCCGCGCCCCGGACCCGCCGAGCGTTTCGATCCTCGCCTCGGCCACCGGCACTCCTCCCGCACGGCTCTCCGCCTTTCGAGGAAGAGCCGTGCGGCGGGTGCGGGGATATCCGGCGGACGGGTGAACCCGGTCAGACCTTCGGTGCCGGGCTGTCCGGGGTCTTCACCCGCTCCAGCAGGAGCTGGGCCACGTCGCGGACGTCGACGTTCTGCGCCTTCTGCTCGCTCTGGCGCTGGACCAGGCCGTCGGTGAGCATCACGCGGCAGAACGGGCAGCCGGTCACGATGGTTTCCGCGTCGGTCGCGATCGCTTCGTCCACGCGCTCGAGGTTGATGCGCTTGCCGATCTGCTCCTCCATCCACATGCGCGCGCCGCCCGCGCCGCAGCAGAGGGCGCGGTCGGCGTGCCGCGGCATCTCCGTGAGCTGGGCGCCCGCCGCGCCGACCAGGTCGCGCGGCGGGGTGTAGACCTTGTTGTGGCGGCCCAGGTAGCAGGGGTCGTGGTAGGTGACGCGCGGGCCGTCCTCGACGCCCTTCACCGGGGTCAGCTGCCCGCCGCGGACGAGGCGGTTGAGCAGCTGCGTGTGGTGCACGACCTCGTAGTGCCCGTACAGCTGCGGGTACTCGCGGCTGAGCGTGTTGAGGCAGTGCGGGCACGTCGTGACGATCTTGCGCAGCCGCGGTTCGCGGCCTTCGAACACGGCGTTGAGCGTCTCGGCCGTCTGCTGGGCCATCATCTGGAACAGGAACTCGTTGCCCGCGCGCCGCGCCGGGTCGCCGGTGCACGACTCCTCGTTGCCGAGCACGACGTAGTTCACGCCGGCGATGTTCAGCAGCTCGGCCGTCGCGCGGACGGTCTTGCGCGCCTGGTCGTCGAACGCGCCCGCGCAGCCGACCCAGAAGACGTACTCGACGTCCTCCCCCAGCTCGCCGTCGAACACCGGGACGTCGAAGGGGAGGTCTTTCGTCCAGGCGAGCCGCTCGGAGTTGTTCTGGCCCCAGGGGTTGCCCTTGGTCTCCAGGTTCTTGAACAGCCCGCCCAGCTCGGTCGGGAACGCCGATTCGATCATCACCTGGTAGCGGCGCATGTCGACGATGTGGTCGACGTGCTCGATGTCCACCGGGCACTGCTCGACGCACGCGCCGCAGGTGGTGCACGACCAGAGGACGTCGGGGTCGATGACGCCGCCGTCGGCCTCCGGGCCGACCAGCGGGCGCGCCTCCTCGTGCTCGGTGCCGGCGAGGATGTAGGGCGCCTCCTCGAAGAGGTTGTCGCGCAGGTTCATGATGACGAGCTTGGGCGACAACGGCTTCCCGGTGTTCCACGCCGGGCACTGCGACTGGCAGCGGCCGCATTCGGTGCACGTGGCGAAGTCGAGCATGCCCTTCCACGTGAAGTCGCCGATCTTGCCGCGGCCGAACGTGTCGTCCTCGCCCGGGTCCTCGAAGTCGATCGCGACGCCGCCGGACTCCATCGGCAGCAGCGGGCCGAGCGCGTCCGGCAGCCGCTTCGCCGAGACGTTGATCGGCGCGACGAAGATGTGCAGGTGCTTGGAGTAGAGCACGATCGACAGGAACACGAGCATGACGCCGATGTGCAGCAGCAGGCCGACGGTCTCGAGCACTTCGGTCGTCGAGTGCCCGAGCGGCTCGAGCAGGTTCCCGACGCCGAGGGAGACGTACGCGCCGTTGTCGTAGGGGAAGTTCCCGGACGCCGAAGAGGCGCCGCGGAAGAAGAACATCGTCCAGACGACGTTGAAGATCATGATCAGGATCAGCCAGGCGCCGCTGGTGTGCGAGCCGTAGAAGCGCGACGCGCGATCCTTGCGCGCGGGGGCGTTCTTGATCCGGATGATCGTGAACACGCCCAGCGAGACGGCCACGGCGACGGCGATGAAGTCCTGGAGGAAGCCCAGCACCGCCCAGTGGCCGATCCACGGGATCGCGAACCGCTCGTCGAACAGGGCGCCGTAGGCCTCCAGGTACACCGAGGCCAGGATCACGAAGCCCCAGAACGTGAAGAAGTGCGCGGCGCCGGGCACCGACCACTTGAGCAGCTTGCGCTGGCCGAACACCTCGCGCACCTGCGCGAGGAGGCGGGCGCCCAGTTCGTTCGACCGCTTCGCGTCGGGCTGGCCCGCCTTGATCAGCTGGTACAGGAAAGCCACTCGCTTGCCGGCGACGGCGAGGCCGACGACGGTCATGAGCAGACCGAGGATGAGACGAACGAGCACGAGTCCTCCGCGTCGTGATGGAAGGACCGGCTCAGTGCGAGCCGGTGTAGTACCGGCACGCCTTGCACGCGTACCGCATCTTCGCGACCCGCCAGTGTTTCCGGTACAAGTCGAGGTCGGCCGAGCGGCGGACGCCGAGGCGCTGGTAGCGCCCGGGCCGCCGCCGTCCGGTTTCGTACTGCTCGGTCGCGCGGCCGAGGTGGGCGCGCCGCAGCACGCACCCCCGCGTCCGGCAGCGGCCGAGCGCGCCGCGGCAGAAGCGGTGCAGCAGCACGAGGTCGCCGGTCACTTCTTCGACCACGCCGTAGCCGGGGTGGTCGCCCGGTCCGGTGAGCCGCACCGGCAGCCCGCAGTACGCGCATGTGAGCGTGCACGGAAGGCAACCGGAGAGGTGCCGGATCCGCAGTTCGCGCCGGTCTTCGGAGCCAGGTCCTCGGACGCGCGACGCCATAGAGCCTCCCGGAACGACTGTGACCGGCACCACTGCCTGCTACTGGAGGGTAATGAGGAGATCACTTCGCGCGACAGGACCGAACAGCCTAGTTACCCTGGGCTGTCCGGCGTAAAAATCGAGGAAAGGCAGACCTTACTGTCCGTAGAACGGACGCTTCACACCGCGGATCGTACGTTTGGCCCTGCTGCGGCGAGCGTGTCGCCCGCCACAATCCGGGCATGACCTACCACCCGGTCCCCTACCGGCCCGCCCGGTTGCCCGACGACGAAGCCCTCGCCCAGGCCGCCGCGCTGCGGCAGCGGATGGAGGCCCGGCGCTCGGTCCGGATGTTCTCCGCCGACCCGGTCCCCGAGCGCGCGGTGCTGGACGCGATCGCGGTGGCGTCCACGGCGCCGAGCGGGGCGCACCAGCAGCCGTGGACGTTCGTCCTCGTCACCGACCCCGACGTCCGCCGCCGCCTCCGCGAAGCCGCGGAAGAGGAGGAGCGGATCTCCTACGACGGCCGCCTCGGCGAGGCGTGGCTCGACGCGCTGCGGCCGCTCGGCACGGACGCGGTGAAGCCGCACCTGACCGACGCGCCGTACCTGATCGTCGTGTTCCAGCAACGCTTCGCCCTCGACGACGACGGCGGCGTCCGCAAGCACTACTACGTCGACGAGTCGGTGGGCATCGCGGTCGGCATGCTGCTGACGGCGCTGCAGGTGGCCGGCCTGGCGGCGCTGACGCACACGCCGTCCCCGATGCGCTTCCTCGGCGAGCTGCTCGGCCGCCCCCGCAACGAGAAGGCGTTCGCGGTGATCCCGGTCGGCTACCCGGCCGACGATTGCGTGGTCCCGGACCTGCGGCGCAAGCCCCTGGACGAGGTGCTGGTGCGGATCTAGAGGCCGGTCGGCCCGGTGAACGCCGGGCCGGACAGCCGGTCCACGCCGCGGTCTCGCCACCACTGGGCCTGGTCGGCGTTCTCCACCCCGGCTACGGCGACCTCCGCGCCGGCCTGGTGGACCGCCTCGATCAAGGCCGTCAGCGAAGGCTCGACCAGCGGGTGCGTACGGCGCTCCACCAAGCCCGACGCGAGACGGACCGTCCGGGCCGGGAACTCCGCCAGGCAGGTCGCGTCGCCGACGTCGTGCAGCTCCGCCCGGACGCCGATCTCGGCCAGCACCTTGAGGTTGTCGGCCGCGTCGCCGGAATCCGCCAGCAACGCCGCCGCCGGGAAGCCAGGGCGGATGGCGGCCGGGGCCAGGCCGGTCGATTCCAGGACGCCGCGGATCTCGCCGACCAGTTCGGGGTCGGCCGCTTGCTGCGGCGTCAGCTCGACGGTGAGCGGGAGCTCGCTCCCGGATTCGAGCAGCCGCTCGGCCGCCGTGCGCAGGAGCCACGCGCCCAGCGGGAGGGCCAGCCCGGTCGCCGCCGCCAGGCCCACGCACGTGTCGTGCGCCAGCACGCCTTCGGCCGGGTGGTTCCACCGCAGCCGGGCCTCGACGCCGCGGGCGGAGCCGTCGGCCGCGGACACCAGCGTGCGGTAGCAGACCTCGATCTCGCCGTTCTCCCAGGCGCCCGCCATCCCCGCGGCCACGCCGAAGTCGTGGCGGTCGCGCCGGTCCAGTTCGCGGTCGAACAGGCCCCACTGGCTGCCCGTGCGCTGCACGCGGCGCAGCGTCAGGTCCGACGCGTGCAGCAGTTCCACCGGCGTCACGTCGCGCGGCGGGCGGTGGACCACGCCGATCGCGGCCGCCACCGCCACCCCGCGCTGCCCGTCGACGTACTCCGGCTCCGCGAGGTCGTGGGTGATGCGGCGGACCAGCGTCAGCACGCCCGGCGTCTCCGCCCCGTTCTGCACCAGCACGCCGAACTCGTCGCCGCCGAGCCGGGCGACGAGCGCCTCCTCGCCGTCGAAGATCGTCTTGAGCTTCGCCGCGACCCCGCGCAGCACGCGGTCGCCGAGCTCCTGGCCGAGGCCGCCGTTGATCCGGGAAAAGCCGTCGAGGTCGAGGTGGAACAGCGTGACGCCGCGCGCCGGGTCGGCGTCGCGCAGCAGGGTTTCCAGGCGGGTGCTGAAGAACTGGCGGTTCGGCAGCCCGGTGAGGACGTCGTGCAGGGCTTGGTGGGACAGCCGCCGCTGCAGCAGCGAGACCTCGGTGTCGTCGTCGACGATCGTGAGCAGCTGCCTCGGCTTGCCGAGGGCGTCCCGGATCACCGACGCGGCGAACGTGGCCCACATCGGTTCGCCGTCCTTGCCGACCAGCCGCCGCCCGGTGCGCAGCCGGTGCAGCTTGCCCGCCACCAGCTCGCGGTAGGCGTCCCGCAGCTGCTCGACGTCCTCCGGGTGCACCAGGTCGAACAGGCTCAGCGCGCCGATCTCGGCCGGCGTGCGGTTGAGCGTCTTGGCGAGTGCCGCGTTGGCCCGCAGCACGCGGCCGTCCAGC encodes the following:
- a CDS encoding (Fe-S)-binding protein, which encodes MLVRLILGLLMTVVGLAVAGKRVAFLYQLIKAGQPDAKRSNELGARLLAQVREVFGQRKLLKWSVPGAAHFFTFWGFVILASVYLEAYGALFDERFAIPWIGHWAVLGFLQDFIAVAVAVSLGVFTIIRIKNAPARKDRASRFYGSHTSGAWLILIMIFNVVWTMFFFRGASSASGNFPYDNGAYVSLGVGNLLEPLGHSTTEVLETVGLLLHIGVMLVFLSIVLYSKHLHIFVAPINVSAKRLPDALGPLLPMESGGVAIDFEDPGEDDTFGRGKIGDFTWKGMLDFATCTECGRCQSQCPAWNTGKPLSPKLVIMNLRDNLFEEAPYILAGTEHEEARPLVGPEADGGVIDPDVLWSCTTCGACVEQCPVDIEHVDHIVDMRRYQVMIESAFPTELGGLFKNLETKGNPWGQNNSERLAWTKDLPFDVPVFDGELGEDVEYVFWVGCAGAFDDQARKTVRATAELLNIAGVNYVVLGNEESCTGDPARRAGNEFLFQMMAQQTAETLNAVFEGREPRLRKIVTTCPHCLNTLSREYPQLYGHYEVVHHTQLLNRLVRGGQLTPVKGVEDGPRVTYHDPCYLGRHNKVYTPPRDLVGAAGAQLTEMPRHADRALCCGAGGARMWMEEQIGKRINLERVDEAIATDAETIVTGCPFCRVMLTDGLVQRQSEQKAQNVDVRDVAQLLLERVKTPDSPAPKV
- a CDS encoding FHA domain-containing protein; this translates as MRRDGRGTWVADAGSRNGTWVNGRRLAPRQDHLRRGGRCAADADVGAVVLRRGFPSGTSRPGRSPTPGATSTPATTTGSTTTTSSPRPKAKRSPCWPPGRAPAGW
- a CDS encoding nitroreductase family protein, with protein sequence MTYHPVPYRPARLPDDEALAQAAALRQRMEARRSVRMFSADPVPERAVLDAIAVASTAPSGAHQQPWTFVLVTDPDVRRRLREAAEEEERISYDGRLGEAWLDALRPLGTDAVKPHLTDAPYLIVVFQQRFALDDDGGVRKHYYVDESVGIAVGMLLTALQVAGLAALTHTPSPMRFLGELLGRPRNEKAFAVIPVGYPADDCVVPDLRRKPLDEVLVRI
- a CDS encoding EAL domain-containing protein, translating into MTAPQPRGDHPRQKPSAERAARRLGTLARKWGYLISTTAYLPHTPEEIERELGLLVTTLFDAVAADPPDLAAAAAAGGRLVELRCVGTDSLRRSLEVLGRALLREPELHRVDGLAERVVLVLGALSSGYGEMQREDIQKRQEGLSRALLKVEQETRQKQVITRAQFEEVFAGSASGVALTELDGRVLRANAALAKTLNRTPAEIGALSLFDLVHPEDVEQLRDAYRELVAGKLHRLRTGRRLVGKDGEPMWATFAASVIRDALGKPRQLLTIVDDDTEVSLLQRRLSHQALHDVLTGLPNRQFFSTRLETLLRDADPARGVTLFHLDLDGFSRINGGLGQELGDRVLRGVAAKLKTIFDGEEALVARLGGDEFGVLVQNGAETPGVLTLVRRITHDLAEPEYVDGQRGVAVAAAIGVVHRPPRDVTPVELLHASDLTLRRVQRTGSQWGLFDRELDRRDRHDFGVAAGMAGAWENGEIEVCYRTLVSAADGSARGVEARLRWNHPAEGVLAHDTCVGLAAATGLALPLGAWLLRTAAERLLESGSELPLTVELTPQQAADPELVGEIRGVLESTGLAPAAIRPGFPAAALLADSGDAADNLKVLAEIGVRAELHDVGDATCLAEFPARTVRLASGLVERRTHPLVEPSLTALIEAVHQAGAEVAVAGVENADQAQWWRDRGVDRLSGPAFTGPTGL